A part of Propioniciclava coleopterorum genomic DNA contains:
- a CDS encoding enoyl-CoA hydratase/isomerase family protein gives MTDGYTLTHDGGVATLTVDRPAQRNALDVPLVERLTDALDALEGARCLVLTGGGEKSFIAGADINDLLAYTPEQARRHIEVGHRLFSLIEELPIPTIAAVNGYCLGGGLEIAMACDIRLAAARARFGQPEVKIGMPCGWGGTERLQRLIGQSRAKYLMLTGAMLDADAAAAAGLVAEVLPDVPALRARAAELAAELAGHSPSCCGPPSR, from the coding sequence GTGACCGACGGCTACACCCTCACCCACGACGGCGGCGTCGCGACGCTGACCGTCGACCGACCGGCGCAGCGCAACGCGCTGGACGTCCCGCTCGTCGAGCGGCTGACCGACGCGCTCGACGCCCTGGAGGGCGCCCGCTGCCTCGTCCTGACCGGCGGCGGGGAGAAGTCCTTCATCGCCGGGGCGGACATCAACGACCTGCTGGCCTACACCCCCGAGCAGGCGCGGCGCCACATCGAGGTGGGCCATCGGCTGTTCAGCCTCATCGAGGAACTGCCGATCCCGACCATCGCGGCCGTCAACGGCTACTGCCTGGGCGGCGGGCTCGAGATCGCGATGGCGTGCGACATCCGGCTCGCCGCCGCGCGGGCGCGCTTCGGCCAGCCCGAGGTCAAGATCGGGATGCCGTGCGGCTGGGGCGGCACCGAACGCCTGCAGCGGCTCATCGGGCAGTCGCGGGCCAAGTACCTGATGCTCACCGGCGCCATGCTGGACGCCGACGCCGCGGCGGCGGCGGGGCTGGTCGCCGAGGTGCTGCCGGACGTCCCCGCGCTGCGGGCGCGCGCCGCGGAGCTCGCGGCCGAGCTGGCCGGCCAC